A part of Sporomusaceae bacterium FL31 genomic DNA contains:
- a CDS encoding histidine kinase, whose product MDSKFHKLIGDEQAFSIEHRLLNIVLVFGLILSIWSAFTNYWLNLDDLLVWTCILSAVLLSILYYLSIVKHLYTFTITMLVLAVLVIVPTAWITNGGISGSIPFYVILFAAMGSAVFFGFQKFVVISYMLIIANVLMYLEYKNPSMIIGYQSTWDRYVDISIGLTTTVIINAVVFMVILKHYNKEHDKAKMYLAQSRQVQEHLQYLSYHDALTGLYNRTYFEREMNVLEQKSAINVGVFAIDIDGLKFINDTFGHNQGDNMLTWAATVFRSTFRESDLIARIGGDEFVVLIGDCCSEDMEALYKSFRANIKQANQENFAAPIPLEMSVGYAYLGKKDRTISELIREADNKMYREKLYRKAGTKGSIIQTLKQLLAARDYQRGTHSDKLQNLIASFSIAAGIPASAITDIQLFAEFHDVGKIGISDAIITKKGILTEDERKEIQRHCEIGYRIAQSSTDLLPIADWILKHHEWWNGEGYPLGLTGQRIPLECRIVAIADAYDAMTNDRPYRSAISHEAAILELQRCAGSQFDPHLVNIFTSIVKPLDN is encoded by the coding sequence ATGGATTCTAAGTTCCATAAATTAATTGGCGATGAGCAAGCGTTTTCAATAGAGCATCGGTTACTTAATATTGTATTAGTTTTTGGACTAATCCTTTCCATTTGGAGTGCTTTTACAAATTATTGGCTTAATTTAGATGATCTATTAGTATGGACATGCATTTTAAGTGCAGTACTATTGTCAATACTTTATTATTTATCAATAGTTAAGCACCTCTATACTTTTACGATTACAATGTTGGTTTTGGCGGTTCTTGTGATCGTTCCGACTGCCTGGATCACGAATGGGGGAATTTCAGGCAGCATTCCATTTTATGTGATTCTTTTCGCAGCAATGGGTTCGGCCGTTTTTTTTGGATTTCAAAAATTTGTTGTTATCAGTTATATGCTGATTATTGCTAATGTGCTTATGTACCTTGAATATAAGAACCCTTCCATGATTATTGGTTATCAAAGTACTTGGGATCGATATGTTGATATTTCCATTGGACTAACAACGACTGTTATCATCAATGCAGTGGTTTTTATGGTTATTTTAAAGCATTATAACAAAGAACATGACAAGGCAAAAATGTATCTGGCGCAAAGTCGCCAAGTTCAAGAACATTTACAGTATTTAAGCTATCATGATGCGTTAACTGGCTTGTATAACCGGACTTACTTTGAAAGAGAGATGAATGTTCTTGAACAAAAAAGCGCAATCAATGTTGGCGTTTTTGCGATTGATATTGATGGATTAAAGTTCATAAACGATACTTTCGGGCATAATCAGGGCGACAACATGCTTACGTGGGCAGCCACGGTTTTTCGATCTACTTTTCGGGAAAGTGATCTTATCGCAAGAATCGGCGGAGACGAATTTGTTGTTTTAATCGGTGATTGCTGCAGTGAGGATATGGAGGCGCTTTACAAAAGTTTTCGCGCTAATATCAAGCAGGCCAATCAGGAGAATTTTGCGGCGCCAATACCATTGGAAATGTCGGTAGGGTATGCTTATCTAGGAAAAAAAGATCGGACAATAAGCGAGTTGATCCGAGAGGCCGACAATAAAATGTACCGGGAGAAGTTGTATCGTAAAGCTGGCACCAAAGGGTCGATCATTCAAACTCTTAAACAATTATTAGCGGCTCGTGACTACCAGCGCGGTACTCACAGTGATAAATTGCAGAATTTAATTGCCAGTTTTTCGATTGCTGCAGGAATACCGGCATCAGCAATTACTGATATTCAATTATTTGCGGAATTTCATGATGTTGGTAAGATTGGAATTTCGGATGCTATTATTACTAAAAAGGGAATTTTAACTGAGGATGAACGAAAAGAAATTCAGCGTCATTGTGAAATTGGTTATCGAATTGCCCAATCTTCAACAGATCTCTTACCTATTGCAGATTGGATACTAAAGCATCATGAGTGGTGGAATGGTGAAGGATATCCATTAGGCCTCACTGGACAGCGCATTCCGCTTGAATGCCGCATTGTGGCTATCGCCGATGCGTATGATGCCATGACCAATGACCGGCCTTACCGCAGTGCTATCAGCCACGAAGCAGCCATTCTAGAATTGCAGCGGTGTGCAGGATCTCAGTTCGATCCTCATTTGGTAAACATTTTTACATCCATTGTAAAACCTCTGGATAACTAA
- the flgL_2 gene encoding flagellar hook-associated protein 3, translating to MNVRITNNMMVANTVRNINSNASRLSKAQDQMSSQSKIQLPSDDPVVASRAIKYRSYVAKIEQYQKNTDNAVSWQEVTDNALSDLGDVVQQIRDYTVQASSDTLTDEDKAKIKTNVEELKKQAVQIMNTSYGGRYVFGGYVTDQEPYQIEATDMGDKVTFKGSYLGGLVSASLDDTAITDFYTDNAVYTTDGAQSIQYNLGYSNSITINVEGQDAIGESSANNLFDTIDKLLLGLNGESSYKTVEVTTDPTTTVSISTSTLDLDSVLTDLDHDLDRLLTARSDLGARMNYVNMTKDRLSTDYNTYTKLMSNNEDIDTAEVSMAVSTAEYVYEASLSVGAKVISNSLVDYLR from the coding sequence ATGAATGTGCGAATAACCAATAATATGATGGTTGCCAATACTGTCCGTAATATTAACAGCAATGCCAGCCGGCTAAGTAAAGCTCAGGATCAGATGTCCAGTCAATCCAAAATCCAGCTGCCGTCTGATGATCCTGTGGTAGCATCCCGGGCAATCAAATACCGTAGTTATGTGGCTAAAATTGAGCAGTATCAAAAAAATACTGATAATGCTGTATCCTGGCAGGAAGTGACTGACAATGCTTTAAGCGATCTCGGTGATGTTGTCCAGCAAATTCGTGATTATACCGTTCAGGCCTCCAGTGATACCCTCACTGATGAGGATAAGGCCAAGATTAAGACCAATGTAGAAGAATTAAAGAAGCAAGCTGTTCAGATTATGAACACGTCTTATGGCGGACGGTATGTATTTGGCGGCTATGTAACAGATCAGGAACCCTATCAGATTGAAGCTACCGATATGGGAGATAAGGTGACCTTTAAAGGCAGTTATCTTGGCGGACTGGTTTCAGCTTCCCTGGATGATACGGCTATTACCGACTTCTATACCGATAACGCTGTTTATACTACAGATGGAGCCCAGAGTATTCAATATAATCTTGGGTATAGCAACAGCATTACGATTAATGTGGAAGGGCAGGATGCCATTGGGGAAAGCAGTGCAAATAATCTGTTTGATACCATTGACAAATTACTATTGGGGTTGAATGGGGAAAGCAGCTACAAAACTGTTGAAGTTACGACTGATCCAACCACAACAGTGTCAATATCGACCAGTACGCTGGACCTTGACTCAGTGTTAACTGATTTGGATCATGACCTTGACCGGTTACTAACGGCGCGTTCCGATTTAGGGGCGCGGATGAATTATGTTAATATGACCAAAGACCGTCTTAGTACTGACTATAACACCTATACAAAGCTAATGAGCAATAATGAAGATATTGATACAGCGGAAGTATCTATGGCTGTATCGACAGCCGAATATGTTTATGAAGCTTCTTTGTCGGTAGGCGCTAAAGTCATTAGTAACAGTCTGGTGGATTATCTGCGCTAA
- the fliD_2 gene encoding flagellar hook-associated protein 2: MSSSSTLTSTTVNGRQVISGLSSGIDVDSMVQTTLSAEKWKLNKLQQQEQLTEWRQTAYRSIISSIQAFTSKYFDLTSSTSILSTKNLQKFTTSSTNSSTVTATAGTTASPGSHKLTVSQLATAASLTSSSQVSKSVQGTEAADFTAASGSSFVISLDGTAKTVTLNSSVTDVNSFQNLMDEAVGAGKVTVSTDSSTGALVIDAASDSGVQAITISAPSTSSSSALSALGFGSDAVLSNRLSTSSTLESIAGQLSTELTFNSDGQVDITINGVNFTFDKSSTLKEVITEVNQGSAGAKLAYDELSGKLVLTADSTGAGNTLAVSESDSNFLTVFLNESTTGQDAKLTLDGQALTRSGNSVTVDGITYSLKDTTSEAVTIGVEQDIDGIYDTISNFVTDYNTLIDTINSTISEEYDSDYPPLTDDQKEEMTDDEIENWEAKAKVGILRNDSLMQNFVTNMRTALMESVSGVSTSLSAIGITTSTYSEKGKLHIDETTLRAAIADNPEGVTNLFTQQSTSYSGTTTVRTLTSAQRQTRYKEEGLSYRIYDILQDNISAIRDSGGNKGLMLLKAGTENDTSDTANSYSKALDEYSEKIDAEQDRLDDEEDRLYTKYTAMETYLNQLSAQFSALSSFTSSSSS; encoded by the coding sequence ATGTCCAGTAGTAGTACCCTAACCAGCACTACCGTGAATGGCAGGCAAGTCATCAGTGGTCTGTCTTCTGGAATCGATGTTGATTCCATGGTGCAGACAACGCTAAGTGCCGAGAAGTGGAAATTAAATAAATTGCAGCAGCAAGAACAGCTGACTGAATGGCGGCAAACCGCATACCGATCCATCATCAGCTCGATCCAAGCGTTTACTTCAAAATATTTTGACTTAACATCCTCTACCAGTATTCTCAGCACAAAAAACTTACAAAAGTTTACGACAAGCAGTACAAATAGCAGTACTGTTACGGCAACAGCCGGAACTACGGCATCGCCTGGGTCGCATAAGCTTACTGTTAGTCAATTAGCCACCGCCGCATCCCTCACTAGCAGCAGCCAGGTTAGTAAAAGTGTTCAGGGAACAGAAGCCGCTGACTTTACTGCAGCTTCCGGGAGCAGCTTTGTGATCAGTTTAGACGGGACTGCGAAGACTGTTACCTTAAATTCGTCGGTGACTGATGTGAATTCCTTTCAGAATTTAATGGATGAAGCAGTCGGAGCGGGAAAGGTGACTGTCAGTACAGATAGCTCAACCGGGGCTTTAGTGATCGATGCTGCAAGTGACAGCGGTGTTCAAGCGATTACGATCAGTGCTCCATCGACCAGTTCCAGCAGTGCTCTTAGTGCGCTTGGCTTTGGCAGTGATGCTGTTTTATCCAATAGGCTCAGTACTTCAAGTACTTTGGAGAGCATAGCCGGCCAGCTAAGTACCGAGTTAACTTTTAACTCAGATGGACAAGTCGATATCACAATAAATGGTGTAAATTTTACTTTTGATAAATCTTCAACCCTTAAGGAAGTCATTACTGAGGTTAACCAGGGCAGTGCCGGAGCAAAGCTTGCTTATGATGAACTTTCCGGTAAGTTAGTATTGACTGCGGATTCAACTGGTGCTGGTAATACACTGGCAGTGAGCGAGTCTGACAGCAATTTTTTGACCGTTTTTCTCAATGAAAGTACAACTGGTCAGGACGCCAAGCTGACTTTGGATGGTCAAGCGTTAACCCGCAGTGGCAACTCGGTGACTGTTGATGGAATTACCTATTCCCTGAAAGATACAACTAGCGAAGCTGTCACTATTGGGGTTGAACAAGATATTGACGGGATTTATGATACTATCTCTAATTTTGTGACTGACTACAATACCCTGATTGATACCATTAACAGTACTATTTCGGAGGAGTATGATTCGGACTATCCACCGCTCACGGATGACCAAAAGGAAGAAATGACGGATGATGAGATTGAGAATTGGGAAGCCAAGGCCAAAGTCGGAATTCTCAGGAATGACTCGCTTATGCAAAATTTTGTTACCAATATGAGAACTGCCTTGATGGAGTCAGTCTCCGGTGTTTCAACAAGTTTATCGGCTATTGGCATTACGACTTCTACTTACTCCGAGAAAGGCAAACTGCATATTGATGAAACTACGCTGAGAGCAGCCATTGCCGATAATCCGGAAGGCGTAACCAATCTGTTTACACAGCAATCGACCTCTTATTCTGGTACAACAACGGTTCGTACATTGACGTCCGCTCAACGACAGACTCGATATAAAGAAGAAGGCCTCTCATACCGCATCTATGATATCTTGCAGGACAATATTTCAGCCATCCGGGATAGCGGTGGGAATAAAGGTTTGATGCTGCTGAAAGCAGGTACAGAGAATGATACCTCAGATACTGCAAACAGCTATAGTAAAGCGCTTGACGAATATAGTGAAAAGATAGATGCGGAGCAAGATCGCCTGGATGATGAAGAAGACAGGCTGTACACGAAATATACTGCAATGGAGACGTATTTAAATCAATTAAGCGCTCAGTTCTCAGCCTTGTCTTCGTTCACGTCATCCTCATCTTCATAA